In Xenopus tropicalis strain Nigerian chromosome 5, UCB_Xtro_10.0, whole genome shotgun sequence, one genomic interval encodes:
- the LOC108647623 gene encoding P2X purinoceptor 7-like, translating to MLGDSVNDPCFQDDPEWSEEELALRQNTPPDERRGNTLWCKCGNCIPMPTREESCCCSENQKIAHYFDGDTVCITSVPEMLTMCTEENHLDFMIRWSGRYSRAAYTHDRNRVLRKAAYRAFTTWAHGYLGPGNRIPIPSCVVDIIRKKFPDSKQRYTGIFWANDYPAIDMAFDF from the exons ATGCTTGGTGAtagtgtaaatgacccctgttttCAAGATGACCCAGAATGGAGTGAGGAGGAATTAGCTTTGAGACAGAATACACCTCCAGATGAGAGAAGGGGAAACACATTATGGTGTAAATGTGGTAATTGTATTCCTATGCCAACCAGGGAAGAGTCCTGCTGCTGTTCTGAAAATCAAAAAATAGCTCATTACTTTGATGGGGATACTGTTTGCATAACGTCTGTTCCTGAGATGCTGACAATGTGCACAGAAGAAAATCACCTGGATTTTATGATTAGATGGAGTGGCCGTTACTCGAGAGCAGCATACACGCATGATCGAAACAG gGTCCTCAGAAAGGCAGCTTACCGGGCCTTCACAACATGGGCACATGGTTATCTTGGACCAGGAAACAGAATCCCTATACCATCCTGTGTTGTGGACATTATCAGAAAGAAGTTTCCTGATAGTAAACAGAGATACACAGGAATCTTTTGGGCGAATGACTATCCTGCCATTGATATGGCTTTtgatttctaa